In Flammeovirgaceae bacterium 311, one DNA window encodes the following:
- a CDS encoding hypothetical protein (COG2268 Uncharacterized protein conserved in bacteria), protein MESIAGNALLFYGGIFIFSLFAIAILIARLYRKSEQGQALVVTGMGGPKVSFSGTVVWPVIQRLEIMDITVKTIMISRTGKEGLICRDNMRADIKVTFFVRVSQTKEDVMTVAQSLGCNRASDPQQMELLFDAKFSEALKAVGKRFDFVDLYTNRREFKDEILQIIGTDLNGYILDDCAIDYLEQTPLEYLNESNILDSEGIKKIIDLTSKQKMEANFIEREKEKTLKKQDVEARETVLQLERQQIESEEKQKREIASVKARERAEAERIEAEERLKSENARILTDEQLAIAEQNMQRQIIVAQRSKEKTDAIEQERVIQARDLEANERERVVSLAQIEKEKALEVEKRNIQEVIRERVVVEKATVEEQERIKDTVAHAGAEREKHVALVNAEKEAQEKLVKEIKAAEAASEAAGHEAKKAVIDAEAERKSADLRAESIKIMAEAEARQAAALGLSEAQVMEAKALALAKQGKAEASVISDKADAEAKAIRMTGDAQAEANTKLGQADATVIRAKAEAQETQGEMEARIMEQKFLAEAKGIAEKARAMSALDGPGKDHEEFKLRLEKDKQVELAGIDMQKELAEAQAMVLSEGLKKANIDIIGGESMFFQNILGSMAKGKAIDGMINQSTALQDVKNTFFAPDSNGNVDFKSQLRQFLDKFGMTTDDVRNLSISALLLKMTQSAENEGQRTALQELNKLAGSIGLAEKPVSTLNL, encoded by the coding sequence ATGGAAAGTATTGCAGGAAATGCGCTGTTATTCTATGGCGGCATATTCATCTTCTCACTGTTTGCCATTGCCATCCTGATTGCGCGACTCTATCGCAAATCGGAACAGGGGCAGGCGCTGGTTGTAACCGGTATGGGCGGCCCTAAAGTTTCGTTCAGTGGTACGGTGGTCTGGCCGGTTATTCAAAGGCTGGAAATTATGGACATTACCGTAAAAACCATCATGATCAGCCGTACTGGCAAAGAAGGCCTGATTTGCCGCGATAACATGCGTGCAGATATCAAAGTAACCTTCTTTGTACGGGTTAGCCAAACCAAGGAAGATGTTATGACGGTTGCCCAAAGCTTAGGCTGTAACCGCGCCTCCGATCCGCAGCAAATGGAGTTGCTCTTCGATGCAAAATTCTCTGAGGCCCTGAAAGCTGTTGGTAAGCGATTCGATTTTGTGGATCTCTACACCAACCGCAGGGAGTTTAAAGACGAAATTCTGCAGATCATTGGCACCGACCTGAATGGTTACATCCTCGACGACTGTGCCATTGACTACCTGGAGCAAACACCACTCGAGTACCTGAACGAAAGCAACATTCTTGACTCAGAAGGTATCAAGAAGATCATTGATCTGACGTCCAAGCAGAAGATGGAGGCCAACTTCATTGAACGCGAAAAGGAAAAAACCCTGAAGAAGCAGGATGTGGAAGCCCGGGAAACCGTGCTGCAGCTGGAGCGCCAGCAGATTGAAAGCGAAGAAAAGCAGAAGCGTGAGATTGCATCGGTAAAAGCCCGCGAACGTGCCGAAGCCGAGCGCATTGAAGCCGAAGAGCGCCTGAAGTCGGAGAATGCACGCATCTTGACTGATGAGCAGCTAGCCATTGCAGAGCAGAACATGCAGCGCCAGATCATTGTGGCCCAGCGCAGCAAAGAGAAAACCGATGCCATTGAGCAGGAGCGCGTAATTCAGGCCCGCGACCTGGAAGCCAACGAGCGTGAGCGCGTGGTAAGCCTGGCGCAGATCGAGAAAGAAAAAGCGCTGGAGGTAGAGAAACGCAACATCCAGGAGGTGATCCGCGAGCGCGTGGTGGTAGAAAAAGCCACTGTAGAAGAGCAGGAGCGCATCAAAGATACTGTAGCACATGCCGGTGCCGAGCGTGAAAAACACGTGGCCCTGGTAAATGCCGAGAAAGAAGCCCAGGAGAAACTGGTGAAGGAAATCAAAGCGGCCGAAGCGGCCAGCGAAGCAGCCGGGCACGAAGCCAAGAAAGCGGTTATCGATGCCGAAGCAGAGCGCAAGTCTGCCGATCTGCGTGCCGAGAGCATCAAGATCATGGCCGAAGCCGAAGCAAGACAGGCTGCAGCCCTTGGCCTAAGCGAAGCGCAGGTAATGGAAGCCAAAGCACTGGCCCTGGCCAAGCAGGGCAAAGCCGAAGCCAGCGTTATTTCCGACAAGGCCGATGCCGAAGCCAAAGCCATTCGTATGACGGGCGATGCACAGGCCGAAGCCAACACCAAGCTGGGTCAGGCTGATGCTACGGTAATTCGTGCCAAAGCCGAAGCGCAGGAAACACAGGGCGAAATGGAAGCCCGTATTATGGAGCAGAAATTCCTGGCCGAAGCCAAAGGTATTGCCGAGAAAGCACGCGCCATGTCTGCCCTGGATGGCCCGGGCAAAGACCACGAGGAGTTCAAGCTGCGTCTGGAAAAAGACAAGCAGGTGGAACTTGCCGGTATCGATATGCAGAAAGAGCTGGCCGAAGCACAGGCCATGGTACTGTCAGAAGGCCTCAAAAAAGCCAACATCGATATTATTGGCGGCGAGAGCATGTTCTTCCAGAATATACTCGGATCCATGGCCAAAGGCAAGGCCATCGATGGTATGATCAACCAGAGCACTGCCCTGCAGGATGTGAAGAACACCTTCTTTGCGCCTGATAGCAATGGCAATGTTGACTTTAAGAGCCAGCTGCGCCAGTTCCTGGACAAGTTCGGCATGACCACCGATGATGTGCGCAATCTAAGTATTTCTGCCCTGCTGTTAAAAATGACACAGTCTGCAGAGAACGAGGGCCAGCGCACTGCCCTTCAGGAGCTTAACAAACTGGCCGGCAGCATAGGTCTTGCTGAAAAGCCGGTGAGCACACTTAATTTATAA
- a CDS encoding ATPase (COG1222 ATP-dependent 26S proteasome regulatory subunit), giving the protein MSENTPQAQNPKVATSLEGGTYEVLRNRLRKGEDNLRQRLQLLNNSRKEVFGAIETKLVATERVTTANNCIPQDMVPVGGHFIFGYNVHLGLKTQMELGDVFSIYHYQAEDHSFHEEGLEMLQQEAFLTDFIALYKYYKDTRFVKFAQLGPHLFMVFKVGKNATDIKTFKWLLQGAKLTYIDNRSDHEFIFPPQHEFRWKRATRDMHRQGKHPHISIEDKVFVETIGGDLTIKIEDNTDAGKGIYIEPVENADQTLDDAEILYAVIGNLVALKIKPYQEKTFRYIIYNSKLQEARRVDGISESCLLLPDDHGLIFPNGYYLQTGEYKLFDMPLEGMLFEKRISSPNGEDYLYVFYNRQHGLYLLLQYNLILQKVGTPITCHGYSIFEDGQMCYFRGDEEPKKHHVVQIWQTPYVGPNHPLQGNQNSYLFKIGNKDIVRAMAEANELLVLLNKDEQYNDLYLDLAQQTNAILDSYHWLQHEEAQKLAEPLQDIRNAATAAIDEFEKVTRIRQNTNERVSTVLGGAEELLKKINRERASRIQDFVDFLTSLRGMRGEVISLKELRYVGLPQVEAAEKALAEAQDKVSQKTVGFLLGPDALKPYEQRVKEMEGLVAAAEKVVKANELEEQLNKAAAELEMLIEVVSNLKIEDATQTTQIIDNISSIYAQFNTVKAGLKRRRRELMGQEGKAEFAAQMKLIDQAIINYLDVCDVPAKCDEYLTRVMVQLEELEGRFSEFDEFVDLLGTKREEAYNAFESRKLQLTETRNRRASNLLQAADRILKAVQNRLSRMESVQEINGYYASDLMLEKLRSMVNELLELGDTVKADDIRSRMKSIKEEAVRQLKDKNELYTDGKNIIRFGTFSFSVNTQPLELSMVPKEGQMYFHLSGTSFFEPVAHKAFKDNAELWEQSLVSENRQVYRAEYLAYQILQAAEKAGVSGARSGEGKSVEQLYALQPEALKAEVQSFMAGRFNEGYVKGVHDHDATLILGALLRMYQQAGLLRFSSSARACAALWWQVFAAPAEKEELEHQLKGAGYIQQVFPQAGAIDALIESLEKQLQEFITAYGLFPPSVIGEAAQYLFEELSRNNSFVADGEAVKLLEEFKAFLKKQKAEDQLEASLKALQNKPAPQYRQLYHWLSAYLKSKGSTSDYLPEGAVLMQTGNKSVRVVEAQLKETLTGLQGTHALLEDRNYQLQYSAFLQRLQAYQQQTAPAFEELQRLKKELVHSFSEELRLEEFKPKVMSSFVRNKLIDEVYLPLIGANLAKQIGTAGESKRIDLMGMLLLISPPGYGKTTIMEYIANRLGLIFMKINGPALGHDITSVDPADARNSAARQELQKLNLAFEMGDNVMIYVDDIQHCNPEFLQKFISLCDAQRKIEGIWKGRSKTYDFRGRKVAVVMAGNPYTETGEKFQIPDMLANRSDIYNLGDIIGDTADVFKLSYLENCLTSNAILAKVAAKSHKDVLTLIKVAETGQQEGLSFEANHSPGEISEAVEILKKLLQVRDVILRVNLAYIESAAQADEYRTEPPFKLQGSYRNMNKLAEKVVPVMNEQELLTLLQSHYEGESQTLTTGAEANVLKLKELNGWLKPEEAKRWEEIKSTFRQNNKIKGMGGDHMAQVLLQIENVSHALYGIRAALASQPRLQTGLPTPIPTGDGKSEGNGHSSNGGIVEITGT; this is encoded by the coding sequence ATGTCTGAAAATACACCACAAGCCCAAAATCCGAAGGTCGCAACTTCTTTAGAAGGCGGTACCTACGAAGTACTGCGGAACCGCCTGCGCAAGGGAGAAGATAACCTAAGGCAGCGTTTGCAACTGCTTAACAACAGCCGGAAGGAAGTATTTGGCGCCATTGAAACCAAACTGGTGGCTACCGAGCGGGTTACTACGGCCAATAATTGTATACCCCAGGATATGGTGCCTGTTGGCGGACACTTTATCTTTGGCTATAACGTGCACCTGGGCCTTAAAACCCAAATGGAGCTTGGGGATGTATTCAGTATTTACCACTACCAGGCAGAAGACCATTCCTTTCACGAAGAAGGCCTGGAAATGCTGCAGCAGGAAGCTTTCCTTACCGACTTCATCGCCCTCTATAAATATTATAAAGACACCCGCTTTGTAAAATTTGCACAGCTGGGGCCGCACCTTTTTATGGTGTTCAAGGTGGGCAAAAATGCCACCGATATTAAAACATTTAAGTGGCTGCTGCAGGGAGCTAAGCTCACCTATATTGATAACCGCAGTGACCACGAATTTATATTTCCGCCCCAGCATGAGTTTCGCTGGAAGCGCGCCACCCGCGATATGCACCGTCAGGGCAAGCACCCGCACATCAGCATAGAAGATAAGGTGTTTGTAGAAACCATTGGCGGTGACCTAACCATCAAAATAGAAGATAATACCGATGCCGGTAAAGGCATCTATATAGAGCCTGTAGAAAATGCCGACCAAACGCTGGATGATGCCGAAATCCTCTATGCCGTAATTGGCAACCTGGTGGCCCTCAAAATCAAACCCTACCAGGAAAAGACATTCCGTTACATAATCTATAACAGCAAACTGCAGGAGGCCCGCCGTGTGGATGGCATCTCCGAAAGCTGTTTGCTGCTGCCCGACGACCATGGTCTGATCTTCCCCAATGGCTACTACCTGCAAACAGGCGAGTACAAGCTGTTCGATATGCCGCTGGAGGGCATGCTGTTTGAAAAAAGGATCAGCAGCCCCAATGGAGAAGATTACCTCTATGTATTCTACAACCGCCAGCACGGACTCTACCTCTTGCTGCAGTACAACCTGATTCTGCAAAAAGTAGGCACCCCCATTACGTGCCATGGCTACAGCATATTTGAAGATGGCCAGATGTGCTACTTCCGCGGCGACGAGGAGCCCAAAAAGCATCATGTGGTGCAGATCTGGCAAACGCCTTATGTGGGGCCTAACCACCCGCTGCAGGGCAATCAAAACTCCTACCTGTTTAAGATAGGCAATAAAGATATAGTGCGGGCCATGGCTGAGGCCAATGAACTGCTGGTGCTCCTGAATAAGGACGAGCAGTACAATGACCTTTACCTGGACCTGGCCCAGCAGACCAACGCCATCCTGGACAGCTACCACTGGCTGCAGCACGAGGAGGCACAAAAGCTGGCCGAGCCCCTGCAAGATATCCGCAATGCAGCAACGGCAGCCATTGATGAGTTTGAGAAAGTAACCCGCATACGCCAAAATACCAACGAGCGCGTAAGCACAGTGCTGGGCGGTGCCGAGGAGCTGCTGAAAAAGATAAACCGCGAGCGTGCCAGCCGTATACAGGATTTTGTAGATTTTCTGACCAGCCTCCGGGGCATGCGCGGAGAGGTGATCTCCCTGAAAGAGCTGCGCTATGTTGGGCTTCCACAAGTGGAAGCGGCAGAAAAAGCCCTGGCCGAAGCCCAGGATAAGGTAAGTCAGAAAACCGTAGGCTTTCTGTTAGGCCCCGATGCCCTGAAACCTTATGAGCAGCGTGTAAAAGAGATGGAAGGCCTTGTAGCCGCTGCCGAAAAAGTGGTGAAGGCCAATGAGCTGGAGGAGCAGCTGAACAAAGCGGCTGCCGAGCTGGAAATGCTCATAGAGGTGGTCAGCAATCTGAAAATTGAAGATGCTACCCAAACCACCCAGATCATTGATAACATCAGCAGCATCTATGCCCAGTTTAATACTGTAAAGGCAGGCCTGAAGCGCCGCCGCAGGGAGCTGATGGGGCAGGAGGGCAAGGCAGAATTTGCTGCCCAGATGAAGCTCATCGACCAGGCCATCATCAATTACCTGGATGTATGCGATGTGCCTGCCAAATGTGATGAGTACCTCACGCGCGTAATGGTGCAGCTGGAGGAGCTGGAGGGCCGCTTTAGCGAGTTCGACGAGTTTGTGGATTTGCTGGGCACCAAGCGCGAGGAAGCCTACAATGCTTTTGAGAGCCGTAAGCTGCAGCTTACCGAAACACGCAACCGCCGCGCCTCCAACCTGCTGCAGGCCGCCGACCGTATCCTGAAGGCGGTACAGAACCGCCTTTCCCGCATGGAATCGGTGCAGGAGATTAACGGCTACTACGCCTCCGACCTGATGCTGGAGAAGCTCCGCAGCATGGTAAATGAACTGCTGGAACTGGGTGATACGGTAAAGGCAGACGACATCCGCAGCCGGATGAAGAGCATTAAGGAAGAGGCCGTACGCCAGCTAAAAGACAAGAACGAGCTCTATACCGATGGCAAAAATATAATTCGCTTTGGCACCTTTTCCTTTAGTGTAAATACCCAGCCGCTGGAGCTAAGTATGGTGCCCAAAGAAGGGCAGATGTATTTTCATCTCTCCGGTACCAGCTTTTTTGAGCCTGTAGCGCACAAGGCATTCAAAGATAATGCAGAGTTGTGGGAGCAAAGCCTGGTGAGCGAAAACCGCCAGGTGTACCGCGCAGAATATTTAGCTTATCAAATTTTACAGGCAGCCGAAAAAGCAGGCGTGAGTGGTGCACGCAGTGGAGAAGGTAAAAGTGTGGAGCAGCTCTATGCCCTGCAACCCGAAGCACTAAAGGCAGAAGTGCAAAGCTTTATGGCCGGCCGCTTCAACGAGGGCTATGTAAAAGGGGTACATGATCATGATGCCACCCTGATTCTGGGTGCGCTGCTGCGCATGTACCAGCAGGCAGGCCTGCTACGCTTTAGCAGTAGCGCCCGTGCCTGTGCTGCCCTTTGGTGGCAGGTTTTTGCCGCCCCTGCCGAAAAAGAGGAGCTGGAGCATCAGCTGAAGGGTGCCGGCTACATACAGCAGGTATTTCCGCAGGCAGGCGCTATCGATGCGCTGATTGAAAGCTTAGAAAAGCAGCTGCAGGAGTTTATTACTGCTTACGGGCTTTTTCCGCCATCAGTAATAGGAGAGGCAGCGCAATACCTTTTTGAGGAATTGAGCCGCAACAACAGTTTTGTTGCAGATGGCGAAGCTGTGAAATTGCTGGAAGAATTTAAGGCTTTTCTGAAAAAGCAAAAAGCCGAAGACCAGCTGGAGGCTTCCCTGAAAGCCCTGCAGAATAAGCCTGCGCCGCAGTACCGGCAGCTGTACCACTGGTTAAGTGCCTACCTGAAATCAAAAGGCAGCACCTCAGATTATTTGCCTGAGGGGGCCGTGCTGATGCAGACCGGAAATAAATCCGTACGGGTGGTAGAAGCGCAGCTAAAGGAAACCCTTACTGGCCTGCAGGGAACGCACGCCCTGCTGGAAGACCGGAATTACCAGCTGCAGTATAGTGCCTTTTTACAGCGCCTGCAGGCCTATCAGCAGCAAACTGCACCCGCATTCGAAGAACTGCAGCGCCTCAAAAAGGAGCTGGTGCACAGCTTTAGCGAAGAGCTGCGCCTGGAGGAATTTAAGCCTAAGGTGATGAGCTCCTTTGTGCGCAACAAGCTAATCGATGAGGTATACCTGCCTCTGATTGGTGCCAACCTGGCCAAGCAGATTGGTACCGCCGGCGAAAGCAAGCGTATTGATTTGATGGGCATGCTGCTGCTCATCTCCCCTCCGGGTTACGGCAAAACTACCATTATGGAGTACATTGCCAACCGCCTGGGGCTTATCTTCATGAAGATTAACGGACCAGCCCTGGGGCACGATATAACCTCTGTAGACCCGGCCGATGCCCGTAACTCTGCCGCCCGGCAGGAGCTGCAAAAGCTGAACCTGGCTTTTGAAATGGGCGATAACGTGATGATCTACGTTGATGATATTCAGCACTGCAACCCGGAGTTCCTGCAGAAGTTTATCTCCCTTTGCGATGCCCAGCGTAAAATAGAAGGCATCTGGAAGGGCCGCAGCAAAACTTACGATTTCCGGGGCCGTAAAGTGGCCGTGGTAATGGCAGGTAACCCCTATACCGAAACCGGCGAGAAATTCCAGATCCCCGACATGCTGGCCAACCGCTCTGATATTTATAACCTGGGCGATATTATTGGCGATACTGCAGATGTCTTTAAGCTAAGCTACCTGGAAAACTGCCTTACCTCTAATGCCATTTTGGCCAAGGTAGCAGCCAAAAGCCATAAAGATGTGCTAACGCTGATAAAAGTGGCAGAGACCGGGCAGCAGGAGGGGCTCAGCTTCGAGGCCAACCATTCGCCGGGTGAGATTAGTGAAGCAGTAGAAATCCTGAAAAAACTGCTGCAGGTACGCGATGTGATTCTGAGGGTAAACCTTGCTTACATTGAGTCTGCCGCACAGGCCGATGAATACCGCACCGAGCCGCCCTTTAAGTTGCAGGGCTCCTACCGGAACATGAATAAACTGGCCGAGAAGGTG